A stretch of Caenibius tardaugens NBRC 16725 DNA encodes these proteins:
- a CDS encoding acyl-CoA dehydrogenase family protein: MRTEFTPEQEAFRREVAEWLEEQLSGPFAAIRNLSSMSGEISKRLEWEKALGKAGYSAIAWPKEYGGRSATIAEQVIFAEEYARAGAPGRIGHLGVTMAGPTFIYFGTEEQKQQFLPPILSGDVLWAQGFSEPNAGSDLSNIRTKARLEEGPNGPEWVIEGQKIWTSLAQYAQWIFVLARTEEGSQGSKGISFLLVPIDQPGVELRPIKQMTGGAEFNETFFDGARTAAANIVGKPGEGWKVAMGLLSHERGASSLGIQMSFQTELQKVIDAANANGAAQDPLIRDRIARAHSGLKLMRYNALRTLSKGDNEMLSREAFIHKIYWGTWHKKLGELAMDVVGAPGLIAPTQDYAFDDLANIYLYTRSETIHGGTNQIQRNIISERGLGLPREPRG; this comes from the coding sequence ATGCGGACAGAATTTACTCCCGAACAGGAAGCATTCCGCCGCGAAGTCGCCGAATGGCTCGAGGAACAGCTTTCGGGGCCGTTCGCGGCGATCCGCAATCTGAGCAGCATGAGCGGCGAGATTTCCAAGCGTCTCGAATGGGAAAAGGCTCTCGGCAAGGCCGGTTACAGCGCGATTGCGTGGCCTAAGGAATATGGTGGTCGCAGCGCAACGATCGCCGAACAGGTGATCTTTGCAGAGGAATACGCGCGCGCAGGTGCGCCCGGCCGGATTGGCCACCTCGGGGTGACCATGGCCGGGCCGACCTTCATCTACTTCGGCACGGAAGAGCAGAAGCAGCAGTTCCTGCCGCCTATTCTCAGCGGTGACGTGCTGTGGGCGCAGGGCTTCTCGGAACCCAATGCCGGGTCTGACCTTTCGAACATCCGCACCAAGGCGCGCCTTGAAGAGGGGCCGAACGGTCCGGAATGGGTGATCGAAGGGCAGAAAATCTGGACCAGTCTGGCCCAGTATGCCCAGTGGATTTTCGTGCTGGCACGAACGGAAGAAGGCAGCCAGGGTTCGAAGGGGATTTCCTTCCTGCTGGTGCCGATCGACCAGCCCGGCGTGGAACTGCGCCCGATCAAGCAGATGACGGGTGGTGCAGAGTTCAACGAGACTTTCTTCGATGGCGCGCGCACGGCGGCTGCCAATATCGTTGGCAAGCCGGGTGAAGGCTGGAAGGTCGCGATGGGTCTGCTCTCTCATGAACGTGGGGCATCTTCGCTGGGTATCCAGATGAGCTTCCAGACCGAGTTGCAGAAGGTCATCGATGCCGCCAACGCCAATGGGGCTGCGCAGGACCCCCTGATCCGTGACCGGATTGCCCGGGCGCACTCGGGGCTGAAGCTTATGCGGTACAATGCGCTGCGCACCCTGTCGAAGGGCGACAACGAAATGCTCTCGCGCGAAGCCTTCATCCACAAAATCTACTGGGGCACCTGGCACAAGAAGCTGGGGGAACTGGCGATGGATGTGGTGGGCGCACCGGGGCTTATCGCCCCGACGCAAGACTATGCCTTCGACGATCTGGCGAACATCTACCTCTACACGCGGTCGGAAACGATCCATGGGGGGACGAACCAGATTCAGCGCAATATCATTTCTGAGC